Proteins encoded by one window of Corallococcus exiguus:
- a CDS encoding cation diffusion facilitator family transporter: MSAPASSLKAVIAALSGNVLVTLIKFIAFFLSGSGAMLSEAIHSLADTGNQVLLFLGLKRAARVEDDSHPYGYGGERFIFGILSASGIFFVGCGVTVYHGIQSLLHPHVAETGPVTFGVLGLSFLIEGGVLLFAVRGLLKQAAGEPFFRFVRTKADPASVAILLEDGAAVLGLVLATAGIALTHVTGNPVWDAAASLTVGVLLGLIAIYLMVENRELLLGRSVPSDVEQRFEDLLRARPSLADLHDVKTRQLTPESYQFKAELRFSESFVAARLAEALPAQGLPPVGAERERALTDAARHLIRTLSEEIDAIEAEVRRAIPQAKHIDLELEHLTAAAAEAAELRARTG; the protein is encoded by the coding sequence ATGTCTGCTCCCGCATCGTCGCTCAAGGCCGTCATCGCCGCGCTGTCCGGCAACGTGTTGGTCACGCTCATCAAGTTCATCGCCTTCTTCCTGTCGGGCTCAGGGGCGATGCTGTCGGAGGCGATCCACTCGTTGGCGGACACGGGCAACCAGGTGTTGTTGTTCCTGGGGTTGAAGCGGGCGGCGCGCGTGGAGGACGACTCGCATCCGTACGGCTACGGCGGCGAGCGCTTCATCTTCGGCATCCTGTCCGCGTCCGGCATCTTCTTCGTGGGCTGCGGCGTGACCGTCTACCACGGCATCCAGTCGCTCCTTCACCCGCACGTGGCGGAGACGGGGCCGGTGACGTTCGGAGTGTTGGGGCTGTCCTTCCTCATCGAGGGCGGCGTGTTGCTGTTCGCGGTGCGCGGGCTCCTCAAGCAGGCCGCGGGCGAGCCCTTCTTCCGCTTCGTGCGGACGAAGGCCGACCCGGCGTCGGTGGCCATCCTGCTGGAGGACGGCGCGGCGGTGCTGGGCCTGGTGCTGGCGACGGCGGGCATCGCGTTGACGCACGTGACGGGCAACCCGGTGTGGGACGCGGCGGCCTCGCTCACGGTGGGCGTGCTGCTGGGGCTCATCGCCATCTACCTGATGGTGGAGAACCGGGAGCTGCTGCTGGGCCGGTCCGTGCCCTCGGACGTGGAGCAGCGCTTCGAGGACCTGCTGCGCGCCCGCCCCAGCCTGGCGGACCTGCACGACGTGAAGACGCGGCAGCTCACCCCGGAGTCCTACCAGTTCAAGGCGGAGCTGCGCTTCAGCGAGTCCTTCGTGGCGGCCCGGCTGGCGGAGGCCCTGCCCGCGCAGGGCCTGCCCCCGGTGGGCGCGGAGCGCGAGCGCGCGTTGACGGACGCGGCCCGGCACCTCATCCGCACCCTGAGCGAGGAGATTGACGCCATCGAAGCGGAGGTCCGCCGCGCCATCCCCCAGGCGAAGCACATCGACCTGGAGCTGGAGCACCTGACCGCCGCCGCCGCCGAGGCCGCGGAGCTCCGTGCCCGTACCGGGTAA
- a CDS encoding mechanosensitive ion channel family protein — protein MRRFVPPWLWVLLLLGPVGAFALNAGLPPPPPEVDRSTPTATAAGFLDAAHARDGLRAPHYLDLSRLPPETQAEEGLALARRLVVVLDRTMWLDFARIGREPAGPGERARREVLGQVATARGPQDIVLERVDAEGGPVWVFSADTVGAIDTLFQEHGSPLLEMLPPVFFTRPLWVLETWQWLGLAVVLVGAWALGRLGEAVTLRVGARAAGLTKSGWDDEMLAAGKGSIRFVLAGMLVAAGARFLKLPPPAQETVDLAARSVVIVAVALFVLRFLTRAARFLEDKVAKSPEGTDVARVRGLRTQLAILRRVVEVAVVLVAASLLLLQFEAVRNVGVSLLASAGIAGLAIGLAAQKSLSTLFAGIQLSITQPMRIGDTVIIENEWGWIEEITLTYVVVKVWDLRRLVIPITQFLEKPFQNWSKVSPEILGTAELYVDFRTDVPAVRAELKRILEQESKGLWDGKVQGLQVTDLSERTMKLRALVSAADSGKAFDLRCLVREKLVAYLQAQPHGLPLLRAEATPLPLPEEKAVGPALLAARAGNT, from the coding sequence GTGCGTCGTTTCGTGCCGCCGTGGCTGTGGGTGTTGCTGCTGTTGGGGCCCGTGGGGGCCTTCGCGCTGAACGCGGGGCTGCCGCCTCCTCCGCCGGAGGTGGACCGGAGCACGCCCACGGCGACGGCGGCGGGGTTCCTGGACGCGGCGCATGCTCGGGACGGGCTGCGGGCGCCGCACTACCTGGACCTGTCGCGGCTGCCTCCGGAGACGCAGGCGGAGGAGGGGCTGGCACTGGCGCGGCGGCTGGTGGTGGTGCTGGACCGGACGATGTGGCTGGACTTCGCGCGCATCGGCCGCGAGCCGGCGGGCCCCGGGGAGCGCGCCCGCCGAGAGGTGCTGGGCCAGGTGGCCACGGCGCGAGGCCCCCAGGACATCGTGCTGGAGCGGGTGGACGCGGAAGGAGGCCCCGTGTGGGTCTTCAGCGCGGACACGGTGGGCGCCATCGACACGCTGTTCCAGGAGCACGGGTCGCCGCTGCTGGAGATGCTGCCGCCCGTGTTCTTCACGCGCCCGCTGTGGGTGCTGGAGACGTGGCAGTGGCTGGGGCTGGCGGTCGTGCTCGTGGGGGCGTGGGCGCTGGGGCGGCTGGGCGAGGCGGTGACGCTGCGGGTGGGCGCTCGCGCCGCCGGGCTGACGAAGTCCGGCTGGGATGACGAAATGCTCGCCGCGGGCAAGGGGAGCATCCGCTTCGTGCTGGCGGGCATGCTGGTGGCGGCGGGGGCGCGGTTCCTCAAGCTGCCTCCTCCGGCGCAGGAGACGGTGGACCTGGCGGCGCGCTCGGTGGTCATCGTGGCGGTGGCGCTGTTCGTGCTGCGCTTCCTCACCCGGGCCGCGCGCTTCCTGGAGGACAAGGTCGCGAAGTCGCCGGAGGGCACGGACGTGGCGAGGGTGCGCGGCCTGCGCACGCAGCTGGCCATCTTGCGGCGCGTGGTGGAGGTGGCGGTGGTGCTGGTGGCCGCGTCGCTGCTGCTCCTCCAGTTCGAGGCGGTGCGCAACGTGGGCGTGTCGCTGCTGGCGTCCGCGGGCATCGCGGGCCTGGCCATTGGTCTGGCCGCGCAGAAGTCACTGTCCACGCTGTTCGCGGGCATCCAGCTGTCCATCACGCAGCCCATGCGCATTGGCGACACGGTCATCATCGAGAACGAGTGGGGGTGGATCGAGGAGATCACCCTCACCTACGTGGTCGTGAAGGTGTGGGACCTGCGCCGGCTGGTCATCCCCATCACCCAGTTCCTGGAGAAGCCGTTCCAGAACTGGAGCAAGGTGTCGCCGGAGATTCTGGGCACGGCGGAGCTGTACGTGGACTTCCGCACGGACGTGCCGGCGGTGCGCGCGGAGCTCAAGCGCATCCTGGAGCAGGAGTCCAAGGGGCTGTGGGACGGCAAGGTGCAGGGGCTCCAGGTGACGGACCTGAGCGAGCGCACCATGAAGCTGCGCGCCCTGGTGAGCGCCGCGGACTCCGGAAAGGCGTTCGACCTGCGCTGCCTGGTGCGCGAGAAGCTGGTGGCCTACCTCCAGGCCCAGCCGCACGGACTGCCGCTGCTGCGCGCGGAGGCCACGCCCCTGCCCCTCCCGGAGGAGAAGGCCGTGGGACCGGCGCTGCTGGCCGCGCGGGCGGGCAACACCTGA
- a CDS encoding RNA polymerase sigma factor yields MADNEMQTFAALVIQFRSGLLKHAQRILGNAADAEDLVQHALDEAWKERLHLQGPEAFRAWTGRVINTRAISLLRHHRAEQRKAVNAGWVTVLADDPEEAEGCELWTFIQEKDLREAVERLPPQQREVFHLRAQGRSYVSIGAQVGRSTGTVGWWLHQVREQLRERLQPIAEERRLSVGTWH; encoded by the coding sequence ATGGCTGACAATGAGATGCAGACGTTCGCGGCGCTGGTCATCCAATTCCGTTCAGGGCTCTTGAAGCACGCCCAGCGCATCCTGGGGAATGCGGCGGACGCGGAGGACCTGGTGCAGCACGCGCTGGACGAGGCGTGGAAGGAGCGGCTGCACCTTCAGGGGCCGGAGGCCTTCCGAGCGTGGACGGGGCGGGTCATCAACACGCGGGCCATCAGCCTGTTGCGCCACCACCGCGCGGAGCAGCGCAAGGCGGTGAACGCGGGCTGGGTGACGGTGCTGGCGGACGACCCGGAGGAGGCCGAGGGCTGCGAGCTCTGGACCTTCATCCAGGAGAAGGACCTGCGCGAAGCGGTGGAGCGCCTCCCGCCGCAGCAGCGGGAGGTCTTCCACCTGCGAGCGCAGGGGCGCTCCTACGTGAGCATCGGAGCCCAGGTGGGCCGCTCCACGGGCACGGTGGGCTGGTGGCTCCACCAGGTGCGCGAACAGCTGCGCGAGCGGCTCCAGCCCATCGCGGAGGAGCGCCGGCTCTCCGTGGGCACGTGGCACTGA
- a CDS encoding DUF6445 family protein — MLEQRRPESAVRDVLPYRKPKLGRDYWIKDNALPNALEVYERNLAREDWTMGAPWRPEIWPGIRAPHALTPAELAPIEKWIREQAGVRALKQEAPAKGSLSHNHVQLVGEKESTAKPHVDSLALCDFAGVIYLHPKPPVKHVGTSFYRLRMPGGGLGGNTCPPGCVNLTQAFGVTKLPANAWAQDMEVENVFNRLIVYRADFVHSATAYFGQGDKRNKRATALFFWKAVR, encoded by the coding sequence ATGCTCGAACAACGGCGCCCGGAGTCGGCCGTCCGCGACGTGCTTCCCTATCGGAAGCCGAAGCTGGGACGGGACTACTGGATCAAGGACAACGCCCTGCCCAACGCGCTGGAGGTCTACGAGCGCAACCTGGCCCGCGAGGACTGGACGATGGGCGCCCCGTGGCGGCCTGAAATCTGGCCCGGCATCCGCGCGCCCCACGCGCTCACGCCCGCGGAGCTGGCCCCCATCGAGAAGTGGATCCGCGAACAAGCCGGCGTGCGCGCCCTCAAGCAGGAGGCTCCGGCGAAAGGCTCTCTGTCCCACAACCACGTGCAGCTCGTGGGGGAGAAGGAGTCCACCGCGAAGCCGCACGTGGACTCGCTGGCGCTGTGCGACTTCGCGGGCGTCATCTACCTGCACCCGAAGCCGCCCGTGAAGCACGTGGGCACGTCCTTCTACCGGCTGCGCATGCCCGGCGGCGGCCTGGGCGGCAACACCTGCCCTCCCGGCTGCGTCAACCTCACCCAGGCCTTCGGGGTGACGAAGCTGCCCGCCAACGCCTGGGCGCAGGACATGGAGGTGGAGAACGTCTTCAACCGCCTCATCGTCTACCGAGCCGACTTCGTGCACTCGGCGACCGCGTACTTCGGGCAGGGCGACAAGCGGAACAAGCGCGCCACCGCCCTGTTCTTCTGGAAGGCCGTGCGCTGA
- the epsE gene encoding exopolysaccharide biosynthesis GT4 family glycosyltransferase EpsE yields MQKIGYLIPEFPGQTHIFFWRELQALPGKGVSPELVSTRPPPARIISHSWAREAMTRTEYLAPPPPLGVLRAALEIARAMPTGWARVLASIARAEGLDAKGRAQLVAFAVMGGRLASLARERGWTHVHVHSCANAAHVAMFANLLSGLTYSMTLHGPLDDYGPNQREKWRHAKFAFVITKKLLAEVRQELAGSLPDRIELAPMGVELSRFQRSVAYEPWSGEGPLRLFACGRLNPCKGHADLIDAVGMLRKKGIDARLSIAGEDEAGGTTYRKVLEAKLAQDGLTDAVTLLGAVSEDVVKDGIQRSHLFSLASLQEPLGVAIMEAMAMRAPVVVTGAGGVKELVDDGVDGVLVPPQAPAVLAEKLEKLARDPAEAVRLGEAGRRKVEEQFSSERSADMLARMLA; encoded by the coding sequence GTGCAGAAGATCGGCTACCTGATTCCCGAGTTCCCCGGCCAGACCCACATCTTCTTCTGGCGCGAGCTGCAGGCGCTGCCGGGGAAGGGCGTGTCACCGGAGCTGGTGTCCACCCGTCCGCCGCCCGCGCGCATCATCAGCCACAGCTGGGCCCGCGAGGCCATGACGCGCACGGAGTACCTGGCCCCGCCGCCCCCGCTGGGCGTGCTGCGGGCCGCGCTGGAGATTGCCCGGGCCATGCCCACGGGTTGGGCGCGGGTGCTGGCCTCCATCGCGAGGGCGGAGGGCCTGGACGCGAAGGGCCGCGCGCAGCTGGTGGCGTTCGCGGTGATGGGCGGCCGGCTGGCGTCGCTGGCGCGCGAGCGCGGCTGGACGCACGTGCACGTGCACTCCTGCGCCAACGCGGCGCACGTGGCCATGTTCGCGAACCTGTTGTCCGGGCTCACGTACAGCATGACGCTGCACGGGCCGCTGGACGACTACGGGCCGAACCAGCGGGAGAAGTGGCGGCACGCGAAGTTCGCCTTCGTCATCACCAAGAAGCTGCTGGCGGAGGTGCGCCAGGAGCTGGCGGGGAGCCTGCCAGACCGCATCGAGCTGGCGCCCATGGGCGTGGAGCTGTCGCGCTTCCAGCGCTCGGTGGCCTACGAGCCGTGGTCCGGTGAAGGCCCGCTGCGGCTGTTCGCGTGCGGCCGGCTGAACCCGTGCAAGGGGCACGCGGACCTCATCGACGCGGTGGGGATGCTGCGCAAGAAGGGCATCGACGCGCGGCTGTCCATCGCGGGCGAGGACGAGGCGGGCGGCACCACGTACCGCAAGGTGCTGGAGGCGAAGCTCGCGCAGGACGGCCTCACGGACGCGGTGACGCTGCTGGGCGCGGTGAGCGAGGACGTGGTGAAGGACGGCATCCAGCGCTCGCACCTGTTCTCGCTTGCGAGCCTCCAGGAGCCGCTGGGCGTGGCCATCATGGAGGCCATGGCCATGCGCGCGCCGGTGGTGGTGACGGGCGCGGGCGGCGTGAAGGAGCTGGTGGACGACGGCGTGGACGGCGTGCTGGTGCCGCCGCAGGCGCCCGCGGTGCTGGCGGAGAAGCTGGAGAAGCTGGCGCGGGACCCGGCCGAAGCGGTGCGGCTGGGCGAGGCCGGCCGCCGCAAGGTGGAGGAGCAGTTCAGCAGCGAGCGCAGCGCGGACATGCTGGCGCGGATGCTGGCGTAG
- the epsD gene encoding exopolysaccharide biosynthesis glycosyltransferase EpsD, with protein MSPSDSPAVPAPRLSVVIATYNRLPLITRLLQQLAGQTLPPEEFEVVVVDDGSASDVKGPLSELKLPYTLRVEVQQNAGAAAARHRGVLAARGATVLVTDDDMQVASDFLARHLAHHPQGSRNVVLGRIRPDPEIGEMPLFERWYAHLNNRMAEELSVPGVKARGNHLYTGNVSFPRADYVGVGGFDKTLGQSEDVELGVRLEKAGCAFLFAPDAYVLHGSDHVSFEKWIRRAHRYGMFDTHVSVKHPDVKGVNPWRLFFETNLLSRPLLASAVVAPQASRRLTEAVVKASSVADKLGLTGAAYAGTSVAYGMEYLRGARTEAGGWVGVAKGLARYLQGRGNPQG; from the coding sequence ATGAGCCCTTCCGACTCCCCCGCTGTCCCGGCCCCCCGGCTCAGCGTCGTCATCGCCACGTACAACCGGCTGCCCCTCATCACCCGTCTGCTCCAGCAGCTCGCCGGCCAGACGCTGCCGCCCGAGGAGTTCGAGGTGGTGGTGGTGGACGACGGCTCCGCCTCCGACGTGAAGGGCCCGCTCTCCGAGCTGAAGCTGCCCTACACCCTGCGCGTGGAGGTGCAGCAGAACGCGGGCGCCGCCGCCGCTCGGCACCGGGGCGTGCTGGCCGCTCGGGGCGCCACCGTGCTCGTCACGGATGACGACATGCAGGTGGCCTCCGACTTCCTGGCGCGCCACCTGGCCCACCATCCGCAGGGCTCGCGCAACGTGGTGCTGGGCCGCATCCGGCCGGATCCCGAAATCGGGGAGATGCCCCTCTTCGAGCGCTGGTACGCGCACCTCAACAACCGCATGGCCGAGGAGCTCTCCGTCCCCGGCGTGAAGGCGCGCGGCAACCACCTGTACACGGGCAACGTGTCCTTCCCCCGCGCGGACTACGTGGGCGTGGGCGGCTTCGACAAGACGCTGGGCCAGTCCGAGGACGTGGAGCTGGGCGTGCGCCTGGAGAAGGCCGGCTGCGCGTTCCTCTTCGCGCCGGACGCGTACGTGCTGCACGGCAGCGACCACGTCAGCTTCGAGAAGTGGATCCGCCGCGCCCACCGCTACGGCATGTTCGACACCCACGTCTCCGTGAAGCACCCGGACGTGAAGGGCGTGAACCCGTGGCGCCTCTTCTTCGAGACGAACCTGCTCTCGCGCCCGCTGCTCGCCTCCGCGGTGGTGGCGCCGCAAGCGTCCCGCCGGCTGACGGAGGCCGTGGTGAAGGCCTCCAGCGTGGCGGACAAGCTGGGGCTCACGGGCGCCGCGTACGCGGGCACCTCCGTGGCGTACGGCATGGAGTACCTGCGCGGGGCCCGCACGGAGGCCGGCGGCTGGGTGGGCGTCGCCAAGGGCCTCGCTCGCTACCTGCAGGGCCGGGGAAATCCCCAAGGATGA
- the epsC gene encoding serine O-acetyltransferase EpsC yields MFGALISDALEMAKAATGTTDAKSIAKVVLTSDSYRITALNRAREAALAFHIPLVNHVLRVAQTAVMGIEIGKDVTLGKGVYFVHSLGVVIGGDARIGDRVRFYGNNTVGTAKDNGYPTIEDDVWIGAGARILGPVRIGARSRIGANAVVLQDVPPDSVAVGIPARIFPRKDLDEVPL; encoded by the coding sequence ATGTTCGGAGCCCTCATCTCGGACGCGTTGGAGATGGCCAAGGCGGCCACCGGTACGACGGACGCGAAGTCCATCGCCAAGGTGGTGCTGACCAGCGACTCGTACCGCATCACCGCGCTCAACCGCGCGCGGGAGGCGGCGCTGGCCTTCCACATCCCGCTGGTGAACCACGTGCTGCGCGTGGCCCAGACGGCGGTGATGGGCATTGAAATCGGCAAGGACGTGACGCTGGGCAAGGGCGTGTACTTCGTGCACAGCCTGGGCGTCGTCATCGGCGGGGACGCGCGCATTGGCGACCGCGTGCGCTTCTACGGCAACAACACCGTGGGCACCGCCAAGGACAACGGCTACCCCACCATCGAGGACGACGTCTGGATTGGCGCGGGCGCCCGCATCCTGGGACCCGTGCGCATTGGCGCGCGGTCGCGCATTGGCGCGAACGCCGTGGTGCTCCAGGACGTGCCGCCGGACAGCGTGGCGGTGGGCATCCCCGCGCGCATCTTCCCGCGCAAGGACCTGGACGAGGTCCCGCTGTAA
- the epsB gene encoding GH44 family glycoside hydrolase EpsB — MAETKHGRWKRTVILTCAVLGGGAGVAMAQQGSTKDAAPAAQPSATDTVAVYDGGIQAGWKDIGWAPRELPKGAPARLRMFNYGGWILYRPKLPGAYGALTFRFTAPESYGEFLDVRLDAPGAATFPHVRISPEFIVKKDREWAEVVVPMEVLNPRSQPFDRLVLRASKEVGRDWVIFDKVALVPLSPDVAAARAAGGGLMGRGDGRESKMIIDCSAPSKPINPLIYGIALDGNKETTDTHQWKLGATIRRWGGNPTSRYNWKLGRAWNTGNDWYFRNVQLGFGADDFLESNRKNNVQSALTLPLIGWVAKDTSAVGFPVSSFGPQQAQDDTDPAGGNGVRRDGTPLVPGAPTTTSVQAPPEFISEWVKSLKAAKRGVNMYILDNEPALWSSTHRDVHPDPLTYDELLKRTIEYGTAVRKADPEAVIAGPAEWGWTNYFWSAADFAPGRPPYTDRRAHGDVPLLPWYLRELRDHEKKTGVRLLDVVDVHFYPQTNVGLGLEGATDPDTNARRIRSTRALWDPTYKDESWIAEPIQLIPRVKQWIAENYPGRGMSIGEYNFGAMKHMSGGLAQAEALGRFGQQGLTSAFFWQYPAENSPTFWAFRAYRDFDGRGGRFQDNGLSTTAAEGTSLFASRDASGKKLTAVLLNFDPEQAAQAQLEFKGCGSLNTVRVMGYSGAPGGFTEQATGKQAEQTLSQRLPPYSITVLDLTVK, encoded by the coding sequence ATGGCAGAGACGAAGCACGGACGGTGGAAGCGGACCGTCATCCTCACCTGCGCGGTGCTGGGCGGCGGCGCGGGCGTGGCCATGGCGCAGCAGGGCTCGACGAAGGACGCGGCGCCCGCCGCGCAGCCCTCCGCCACGGACACGGTGGCCGTGTACGACGGGGGCATCCAGGCCGGATGGAAGGACATCGGCTGGGCGCCTCGCGAACTTCCGAAGGGCGCGCCCGCGCGACTGCGGATGTTCAACTACGGCGGGTGGATCCTCTACCGGCCCAAGCTGCCGGGCGCGTACGGCGCGCTGACGTTCCGCTTCACCGCCCCGGAGTCCTACGGCGAGTTCCTGGACGTGCGCCTGGATGCCCCTGGCGCCGCGACGTTCCCGCACGTGCGGATCAGCCCGGAGTTCATCGTCAAGAAGGACCGCGAGTGGGCGGAGGTCGTCGTGCCCATGGAGGTCCTCAACCCGCGCAGTCAGCCCTTCGACCGCCTGGTGCTGCGCGCGTCGAAGGAGGTGGGCCGGGACTGGGTGATCTTCGACAAGGTGGCCCTGGTGCCGCTGTCGCCTGACGTCGCTGCCGCACGCGCGGCCGGTGGCGGGCTCATGGGCCGGGGTGACGGCCGCGAGTCGAAGATGATCATCGACTGCTCCGCGCCGTCCAAGCCCATCAACCCGCTCATCTACGGCATCGCGCTGGACGGCAACAAGGAGACGACGGACACGCACCAGTGGAAGCTGGGCGCCACCATCCGCCGTTGGGGCGGCAACCCCACGTCCCGCTACAACTGGAAGCTGGGCCGCGCGTGGAACACCGGCAACGACTGGTACTTCCGCAACGTGCAGCTGGGCTTCGGCGCGGATGACTTCCTGGAGTCCAACCGGAAGAACAACGTCCAGTCCGCGCTCACGCTGCCGCTCATCGGCTGGGTGGCCAAGGACACGTCCGCCGTGGGCTTCCCGGTGTCCTCGTTCGGCCCGCAGCAGGCCCAGGACGACACCGACCCCGCGGGCGGCAACGGCGTGCGCCGCGACGGCACGCCCCTGGTCCCCGGCGCTCCCACGACGACCAGCGTGCAGGCCCCGCCGGAGTTCATCTCCGAGTGGGTGAAGTCGCTAAAGGCCGCCAAGCGCGGCGTGAACATGTACATCCTGGACAACGAGCCCGCCCTCTGGAGCTCCACGCACCGGGACGTGCATCCGGATCCGCTCACCTACGACGAGCTGCTCAAGCGCACCATCGAGTACGGCACCGCCGTGCGGAAGGCGGATCCGGAAGCGGTCATCGCCGGTCCCGCGGAGTGGGGCTGGACGAACTACTTCTGGTCCGCCGCGGACTTCGCTCCCGGCCGCCCGCCGTACACGGACCGCCGCGCGCACGGTGACGTGCCCCTGTTGCCCTGGTACCTGCGCGAGCTGCGCGACCACGAGAAGAAGACCGGCGTGCGCCTGCTGGACGTCGTGGACGTGCACTTCTACCCGCAGACCAACGTGGGCCTGGGCCTGGAGGGCGCCACCGACCCCGACACCAACGCGCGGCGGATCCGCTCCACCCGCGCGCTGTGGGATCCGACCTACAAGGACGAGTCCTGGATCGCCGAACCCATCCAGCTGATCCCCCGCGTGAAGCAGTGGATCGCGGAGAACTACCCCGGCCGGGGCATGTCCATTGGCGAGTACAACTTCGGCGCCATGAAGCACATGAGCGGCGGCCTGGCGCAGGCGGAGGCCCTGGGCCGCTTCGGGCAGCAGGGGCTCACGTCCGCGTTCTTCTGGCAGTACCCCGCGGAGAACAGCCCCACGTTCTGGGCGTTCCGCGCGTACCGCGACTTCGACGGGCGCGGCGGCCGCTTCCAGGACAACGGCCTGTCCACCACCGCGGCGGAAGGCACCAGCCTCTTCGCGTCCCGCGACGCGTCCGGCAAGAAGCTCACCGCCGTGCTGCTCAACTTCGACCCCGAGCAGGCCGCCCAGGCGCAGCTGGAGTTCAAGGGCTGCGGCTCGCTCAACACCGTGCGCGTCATGGGGTACTCGGGCGCGCCGGGCGGTTTCACCGAACAGGCCACCGGCAAGCAGGCCGAGCAGACCCTGTCGCAGCGCCTTCCCCCCTACTCCATCACCGTGCTGGACCTCACGGTGAAGTGA
- the epsA gene encoding exopolysaccharide biosynthesis glycosyltransferase EpsA, translating into MTTVHAPAAASPRPRLNIGQLTIDQLTFPEAITAIGELVDAHQGGYVFTANVDHVVLAETNTRFRDAYSKATISVVDGMPIVWASRMLDVSLPERIAGSDLILPLVKMGAERKWRIFLLGAGPGVAEKVGKQFQAEYPGIEVVGWDSPMVNLDAGDAQNDPIVARIREKDPHLLFVALGSPKQEVWISQVAQKLGPTVAIGIGAGFDFIAGTAKRAPEWIAKAGFEWLYRLTHEPKRLWRRYILNDSQFGIILLRELWKRTRGSQEG; encoded by the coding sequence TTGACCACCGTACACGCCCCCGCCGCCGCTTCCCCTCGCCCGCGCCTGAACATCGGCCAGCTCACCATCGACCAGCTCACGTTCCCGGAGGCCATCACGGCCATTGGCGAGCTGGTGGACGCGCACCAGGGCGGCTACGTCTTCACCGCCAACGTGGACCACGTGGTGCTCGCGGAGACGAACACGCGCTTCCGCGACGCGTACTCCAAGGCCACCATTTCGGTCGTCGATGGCATGCCCATCGTCTGGGCGTCGCGCATGCTGGACGTGTCCCTGCCGGAGCGCATCGCCGGCTCCGACCTCATCCTCCCGCTGGTGAAGATGGGCGCCGAACGGAAGTGGCGCATCTTCCTCTTGGGCGCGGGCCCCGGCGTCGCGGAGAAGGTGGGCAAGCAGTTCCAGGCGGAGTACCCCGGCATCGAGGTCGTGGGTTGGGACTCGCCCATGGTGAACCTGGACGCGGGCGACGCGCAGAATGATCCCATCGTCGCGCGCATCCGGGAGAAGGATCCGCACCTGCTCTTCGTCGCGCTGGGCAGCCCCAAGCAGGAGGTCTGGATTTCACAGGTGGCCCAGAAGCTGGGGCCCACGGTGGCCATCGGCATTGGCGCGGGCTTCGACTTCATCGCCGGCACCGCCAAGCGCGCCCCCGAGTGGATCGCCAAGGCCGGCTTCGAGTGGCTCTACCGCCTCACCCACGAGCCCAAGCGCCTGTGGCGCCGGTACATCCTCAATGACTCCCAGTTCGGGATCATCCTGCTGCGCGAGCTGTGGAAGCGCACTCGCGGTTCACAGGAGGGCTGA